The nucleotide sequence caaaatttcgtttatttgaaactattattaaaattttatacaagatttatatttgcatttcaTAGTTGAAGTATAAATAGATTGAAGTAGTACAAAGATTAGCTAAAATTAAATGCTTCACAATGAAATTGCACTTTTTATGGtgctatgaaaatatatttgccaAAGCAccattggaaataaatttaaatgtatattactagagtaatatttatatctatacataAAAGTTGAATGTACAATTTGCCAGTCAAATAGAATTATGTAAGTTTGATTCTGATGTgcattattagatatatatatatacttttttatattactaaatttatatgaaatttacaaataaatcaaaatgcggtataaagatttttattaaaaaacatttaaaaaatacataatatgaaaatttttgatttttaaaactataaatataaaagtttaaattatatcaatatattggtTTTAGATCTtaacaattgaattaatattttatgccagagatattaatgaaatatttaattgtattttttgatcaaaatttataaataaattcattagtttgtttaataattgtttaatatgattttataattttttttattatatccatgTACTTAAATACAGGTGTAAAATTCAATagtgtttattaaaatgaaacattGTCATATTgtcatgatttattaattatgtataaataataataatgtaaaatatttcaagtataaATGTAAAGTTACTGGCAATATGAATGAAagttattaagatttaaaaatatgccagtattaataaattattagatacaaATGGCAATGATTGTTCCTAAGTTAAAGTTAAGAACAATATTTGTCATGATTATTTTGGAGttgttaacaaattaaaatatttgtatatattaattgtatgtaTAATGTTCATTATGCATACctaaaaattaactttgtaagtatactttatataatacactaaaaatctacatatttttacttttataattatagtgtaactttatttatcatttcccTTTGTAGATCTTTTAATAGTGTTTGcaatatgtataatgtaaagataataaattaaaaaataataaattataaatataaaaaaatgtcaataatGATTGGAATAAAAGTTAagtgaaatttagaattaagatgaaatattctatattcttgtACATtaccaatttattttaatttacatcttTATAAAACGATGGTATGTatctataaaatctaatatgaACTATAGGTTATCTAATGTTAACatccaaaatttaatctatttttttaaaatcaggatttgaatgaaaataaaataatttaagaaaaataaatcgactgaaataagaataattatatgttttaggATTTTTAGTCAAATATTCCATCTCCAAAGACAAGACTGCATTTTAATATGTACAAGAATAATCGCGTAAAaagaatgcaaatttaaaaataattaaattattacgtatgaaaacattttgaatatatacgaaatagtCATTAATTAGGATTATTGTATCATGACTTGTAAAAATACttacatatatgaataaatttccgAATAtactatacaattattttattttaatgaaatatgtaaaaaatttatggcaatattgaatttataaaatttattaaaatattttattttgtattttacagttacttattctaaattataatttcaaaacatttttttttttgttacaaaataaaattgtatcaaattacatttatcttattacactattttatttttttaatattcgatttttttaatatattaattctttttttactttaagattatattctattttaaaataaaaacataaattttgtattttaatattattgaagtctctctctctctctctctctctctctctcgattatattgtaatttataatttaattattttataaaattaaatatatattttttattatctaaaattatttataaaatgtatttacaatatatataattactttaaaaaatatttttcaattaaaatatttttgattatttctaaCAGttcaaagataatatttcgCTTTTctgcaaataatttgaattggcaaaagtagaaaatttaccggaattttaattatcgcaAACCAAATAAGCAAAAACAAAgtatacgttatatatattattacttatacgacatctatttattctttcttatataccctaaattaaaaaatttggtgACATTGACAGCGTATACGGCAAAGGAAAGTATTGTgtgtaatttattgatatttttattgtaagtacggattatttttattttattaaaatattttatattttaataacaattatttattttatttcattaaagatTTTGTCAAAATGGAACttaaattattggaaagaatagaaaaacttGGGTAAGTAATTGGaggttataatattgaatataatattgtttcttttttatgtgtgaatataaactttttttataaggaatattaaaaaaaaattttacttcgggattatatttaatattatgaaatttatacgtatttctttttatgatttccaaaatataaatcatgatAGCTATTAGGTTAAAATTTaagcatatataatatttaaaagaaatttttttttatataattttatgtaattttaataaaatgaaaaaaattatcaatatatttgacatttttatttttaactttatcatttaatataattttttattatataggtaTAATGGTCAATTGATAGAACctaataaattcaaagaagCTTTAAAACAAGGTCCAAAATCACCAGAATTTACAAAACTTGTAGCATGGTTAGCAGATGAGATTGCATTACTAAATGATATGGATGAAACTATTCATGCAATAGTATCACCAGATGATTCTAGTTCTTTCTTATTAGAATTAAGCTGTTTTCTTAAGGAATTAGGATGTATGAATGAGAGATTAATGACTGGTAATGTTAATACAAGATTGACAACTGAACAAGATAGATATAtcttattagattttttggGAGCAGAATTAAAAACTTGTAGATTATTAGAAttcaaaaaacataaaaatttaaattccactgctgttgttgttgtaagTTTTCATCATTAAGGTaggatcaaaatatttaaactatatcataattttattaaaataagtttgaatatattttttataggaagAGAGTGATACTGCTAAGGATCTTAAAGATATGTTAATagctttaaattttgaaaaaccaCCAAATGATATTACTTCAGAAAAGCTTTTTACAAGACTGGAGAATAAATTGActgaagtattaaaaatagctCCTTCTGAACTTGTAGGACAACCATTAATTACTCATGAATTCTCAGAAGCAGATTGGAAAGACCTTCAACATATACAACAAGAATTACATGATGAGTATAGAGTGCGCCGTGATATGTTGCTCAAAAGACTTGATGTAACGGTGCAATCTTTCCTAGTAagtatatgttaaattttaaaataaaattgtttttataaaatatgatttttatttttaaattttatttttaaaatagtggTCAGATAGAGTTAAAGCTCAAGAGGCTGAATTAAATAGACGTTATGAAGAaactagaaaatttttaaatgcagaACCAGACATTACAATTGCTGATTTATTAGCAGCAAGAGATGATATTGCATTAATGGAAAAAACAAGCAATGCAAGTGTTAGAAAAAATACTCaaagtgaaattaataaagttattatagGAGAAGTACCAGATAGAGGTGGAAGACCATATGAACAAGAACCACCACCACCTGAAATGCCACCTTGGCAAAAAGATAGGGTACCAGGACCTTCAACTAGGTtggtaaaaattaagaaatataattttaaattttaaatgatttaattcaaaaagatgaaaatatatgcattttataaatattattttagtggAAATAGAGGAAGTGGAGGCAATAGAGGCGGTGGTCGTGGAAGAggcaattttcaaaattctaatgCTACTTATATCAATGATAGAAATTCATATAGTGGTCATGGAGATAGTGGACATCAAAGTTCAAATTTTGCTCCTAATAGTGGTGGATATGGTGGACAAGGAGGAAAACAAGGAGGTGGTTATGGAGGAGGGTATGGAGGACAAGGAGGAGGGTATGGAGGACAGGGAGGAGGGTATGGAGGACAAGGAGGAGGGTATGGAGGAGGGTATGGAGGAGGGTATGGAGCAGGACAAGGAGGAGGATATGGAGGAGGTCAAGGAGGAGGATATGGAGGAGGTCAAGGAGGATATGGAGGTGGATTTGGAACTAGTGGAAATAATAGTTATAGTGGAGATAATAGAGATGGAGGTAATGGATCTAATAAAACGaatctaaaatcaataaatttaataaaaatatgaaaattgcaaaattttaaactttataaatgaatttgattaaaaaagttgtttgtttcttaaaactataaagtattttaatatttaggaTATGGTCATCGATACTGTAATCCAGGTAATATAGGACCTACATCTCAATCCGAATATAAAAGTGGACAACAATATCAAAGAGGAGGTTCCAGTGGTCGAGGAAGAGGAGGTAGAGTTCAAGGAGGATGGAATCAAGGAATAGATAATTATCAACGTGGCGGATATAATCGTGGAGGCCAAGGAGGacgacaatattaaaatattttgtgtaatgtatttattatgaatgtaATAGTAAAAGATATTTACATCACAgagcataataattaatatcaatgaatttctatataacaaatgcttaaaatttatatatctaacattgtttttaaacattatataagttataaaatgcaaatattaattctaaactaaaaaataaataagaaacattgatattattcatagaaacataaataatttactcttatatgaattaaagtaATCATTGTATCCTATTTTATAAGACTTTCTTGTGttctgaatattaattttggctatgtttgaattttgtaaatatgc is from Apis mellifera strain DH4 linkage group LG2, Amel_HAv3.1, whole genome shotgun sequence and encodes:
- the LOC726679 gene encoding protein FAM98B; this encodes MELKLLERIEKLGYNGQLIEPNKFKEALKQGPKSPEFTKLVAWLADEIALLNDMDETIHAIVSPDDSSSFLLELSCFLKELGCMNERLMTGNVNTRLTTEQDRYILLDFLGAELKTCRLLEFKKHKNLNSTAVVVEESDTAKDLKDMLIALNFEKPPNDITSEKLFTRLENKLTEVLKIAPSELVGQPLITHEFSEADWKDLQHIQQELHDEYRVRRDMLLKRLDVTVQSFLWSDRVKAQEAELNRRYEETRKFLNAEPDITIADLLAARDDIALMEKTSNASVRKNTQSEINKVIIGEVPDRGGRPYEQEPPPPEMPPWQKDRVPGPSTSGNRGSGGNRGGGRGRGNFQNSNATYINDRNSYSGHGDSGHQSSNFAPNSGGYGGQGGKQGGGYGGGYGGQGGGYGGQGGGYGGQGGGYGGGYGGGYGAGQGGGYGGGQGGGYGGGQGGYGGGFGTSGNNSYSGDNRDGGYGHRYCNPGNIGPTSQSEYKSGQQYQRGGSSGRGRGGRVQGGWNQGIDNYQRGGYNRGGQGGRQY